From Zea mays cultivar B73 chromosome 3, Zm-B73-REFERENCE-NAM-5.0, whole genome shotgun sequence:
CATAATTTTGTCAACAAAGCAGCATAACACGGTATTGTTTAGTGCATAAACGTGTGAGACGTTGAAGAGTATAAATTTGTGTATCCGTTTAACAATGAATTTATGCTGAATTGTTTTTTGATAAATCAAACAATTGAGTTACTACTAAGGTGAAACCGATTTACGATTCAGATTGTGTAAATATGCAAATGTAAGATTTGGCGGTTGAGGACTTACCTGAGTGTGGAGGTGCCTGAAGGCCGGCCGATTTCGGGACCCTCTGCAGGGGAGAAGCCCAAGGCGACGCGCAACTCGGTCAATGCGTAGGGGACGCTGAAGTTGATGGTGGGTCAGACTCAGCGTTGGAGACTGTGCTCGCGACGGGGGGTGGATTGCCTAGGGTTCGGCCGCCGCGGTGGATCAAATGCAGGCCTCTGCGGTGGAGAAGAACGAGGGGGCGGCGCCACCGTCTCCGCGATTCTGGGTCCCTTCCCGGTGAAGAAGAACAAAGCGACGACGTCTCCCTCTATGCGGTGGAGAAGGTGAATGCGACGGCGGTCGgacgacggggggggggggggggggggagggagggAGAATCTCTAGGGTTCGGCCGCCGCGACCGTTACGGGTGAGGAGAGCTAAAAAAACTGCGTGCTTGGTTGCTGGATTCGTGGGCCCGATACACGTAAACTGCTGGGCGAAATCAACGCGAAGGCCCATGGACCGACACGTAGATTACTGTTTCGTAAACGGAAACATAAGACATCGTAATATCAATATTTATGTGGGGACTAGTACGGCTGCCCAGATTGAGGGAACACAATCTTTTCATGAGCCCGGATGCCCGAAACATGCACATACCAAAAAGTGTGTAAACCGTTACACGAATGAGCATAACACATAATAATATTTGACGTAAGCAGGTGGTACAGTGCGCACATGGTCGGTACGGTCCGGTCCGCGCACCTGGTCGAGGCTTCCAATAGTTATATAGAGCCCagggctatatatatatatatatatatatatatatatatatatatatatatatatatatatatatatatatatatatataacttccATCCAAATATGGTATACGTATACATACATGTGATAGTTGTTTGCCTTTCCCGTCCACTCAATCATCAGAGCATCAGATTCTGCTTAAACACCAAGCAGTGTATATATGTGATGCACTGGAGGAGAAAGGGCCGCAGGACACAATAAAGCTCTGCCTTAGCTAGCTCCTACACTACAGATAGATACTCGATATCCCCGTGCAACTTGCatgtttagggctagtttgaaacCCTTTTTTTTAAAAGATTTCTATTTTTAAAAAAGAAATTGGTTTATTCTCGCTTGAAAAAATAGAAAACTCGGAAAAATGGAATTCTCAAACTAGACTTTATATGATCGAATCACTCGTGTAAATCATCGGCACATCAATTAGTATATCTATACTACTATAAATATATTTTATAATCGGTTGCTTAGAGCGGCTCATGTATGCATGTTGGTTTGCCTCGACAGTTGGACGACCTCTTCCTATACTTAATAACTCGGCGACTTGCATTGCATGGGCATGGCACGCTGTTGCTTGAATAATTCAGTTCAATTctaaggcggcggcggcggcggagaagCATGATGATGATCTGCTACGAGTACTTTGGGCTCGCCGGAGCTGTCGTCCTTTGTCGTCCggccggcgggtggcccggcctcggCGAGCATCTGCACGACATCGGCCATGGTGGGGCGGAGTCCCGGCATGCTGCAGGTGCAGCGCACGGCGACGCGCAGCGCCTGCACCATCTCCTCCTTGTATGGACTCCACGCGAGGCGCTTGTCCAGCGCGTCCGCCTCGGCTCCGGCGCCGGCGGCCACCTTGCCGGAGACCCAGTGCACGATGTCCCTCGTGTCCCCGAACTCCGGCTCGATGGGCTTCCTCCCCGTGGCCAGCTCCATCAGCACCACGCCAAAGCTGTACACGTCGCACTTGGTCGTCGCCTTGGACGAGTAGGCGTACTCTGCATATATCAGAGCCTCAGAGGACTTAACAAATAAAAAAAGGAAACCAAATCACGCATGCATGCAAGCATGTACTCCGATCCGATATCCTACCTGGCGCCAGGTAGCCGTAGGTgccggcgatggtggtggtggaggcgtcTCGGTCTCGGTCAACGccaccgccgccgcgcgcctggAGCACCTTGGCGATGCCGAAGTCTGCTACCTTGGGCTCGAAGTCGGCGTCGAGGAGGATGTTGGAGGACTTGATGTCGCGGTGCACGATGGGGAAGAGGAGGTCGTGGTGGAGGTAGGCGAGCCCCTGCGCGACGCCGAGCGCCACACGGTGCCGCGTCGGCCAGTCCAGCAGCAGGTAGCAGCCGTGGAGCGCCTCCCACAGGTTGCCGTTGGGCATGTACTCGTACACCAGCAGGTTGCAGTCTGCGCCGGAGTAGCAGCAGTAGAGCTTCACGATGTTCTTGTGCCGGATGCTGCCCAGCGTCTCCACCTCCGTGCGGAGCTCGCGGTCGCCGAgccacccgccgccgccgccgtcgcttgTTGTGCTGTCTCTCGTGTTGGTTGTGTTGgtcatcgccgccgccgccgcccagtCCACCTGCTTGCTGCTCGGCCCACGCAGCAGCCGTTTCGACGACGACAACCACAGCTTCTTCACCGCCACCAGCTCGCCGCTGCTAAGCTCGATCTTGTACACGGTCCCAGAGCCCCCGTGCCCCACGATATTCTTGTCGATCAGCGCCTCCAGGATCTCGTGCTGCTCGAAGCTCAGCTTGTGGAAGCTCCTCACGTCGTACGACGCGCTGGACGCCGGCGACAACGCCAGCGCCCCCTCCTGCTCCGCGCACCGCCGCGCCCGCAGCACCCACCGCCGCGCCAACGCTAGCATCGCCACGGCGCACACCAGAGCGCAGACGCCCACCACCCACACGTTCCTGGCCAGCCCCCGCCGCAGGCTCGGCCGCGGGCAGAGCGGCAGCGCCGGGTCCGTCAGGTTCAGCCGGAACGCCACGCACAGCCCCGGGTTCCCCGCCACGCTCTCCAGCAGGCCCTCCTTGATCAGCTGCAGGGGCACCGGCCCCGACAGGTTGTTGTTGGAGAAGTCCAGCGAGTTGGGCAGCAGCTTGCACAGCGACTCCGGGATCTCGCCGGACAGCGCGTTGTCCGACAGGTTCAGCACGTTCAGCGCCTTGAGCCCGGCGAGCGTCTCCGGGATGGATCCGTTCAGCCTGTTTCCCTGCAGGGACAGCTGGTTCAGCTTCGACAGCAGGCCCACGGACTCCGGGATGGGTCCGGCGATGAGGTTGTCGCTCAGGTCGATCTTCACCAGCCCCGACGCGGCGGCGATCTCCGGAGGGAGCTGTCCGGACATCCGGTTGTTGGACGCGAACAGCGAGGTCAGGTTCGTGGCGCCCGCCACCGTGGCCGCCACGGGCCCGGTGAAGTGGTTGTAGCTGAGGTCGACGATGGAGGCGTGCGGGAGGCCGAAGATGCCCGGCGGCACGTCGCCCTCCAGGTGGTTGTTGCTCACGCGGAACCGGAGCAGCGGCGTGCACTCGGCGTACGCCGGCAGGATGGGCCCCGTCAGGAGGTTGCTCAGCACCAGGATGTACTGGAGCTGGCCGTTGGCGCAGGCGTACGGCGGCAGCGGCCCCGTCAGCTGGTTCTCCGACACCTCGATCACGTTGAGGTCCGAGTACCGGCCGAGGTCGGCGGGGATCTCGCCGGTGAGCTGGTTGCGGTACACGGAGAGGATGCGCAGCTGCGTGGAGTTGCCGAGCACGGCCGGGATGGGGCCCGTGAGACGGTTGGTGTAGATCTGGAGCACGCGCAGGTTGCGCAGCGCGCACAGCGAGTCCGGGATGCCGCCGGTGAGGCGGTTCTCGGAGAGGTCCATGTCGGTGAGCTGCGTGAGGTTGCCGAGCTCGGCGGGGACGCCGCCCTCCAGCTCGTTGTAATAGAGCTCGAGGAACTGCAGGCGCGGGAGGCGCGCCAGCGACTCCGGGATGCGGCCGGTGAGGAAGTTGCCGCTGAGCTCGAGGTCGGTGAGCGACGTCATGTTGCCGAACCACGCGGGGATGCCGCCGCGCATGGACGTGGTGGAGAGGATGAGCACGCGGATGCGCCGCAGCGGCACGAACAGCGACTCGGGCGGCCGCCACACGTCGAAGCCGGGGTTCTCGTTGAGGTTCACCACCTCCAGGCTCGTGACGTTGGCGATGGACGTCGGGAACGCGCCGGTGAAGAGGTTGTTGGAGAGGTCGAGCACCCGAAGCGCGCGCAGCCGGGACAGGTTGGGGGGCACGGCACCCGACACGCCGGAGTAGCTGAGGTTGAGCACCTCCAGGGAGGTGCAGTTGAGCACGCCCAGCGGAAACCCGCCGCGGACATCGTTGTACGCCATCCGAAGCTCCCGGAGCGCGGGGAGCGCCGCGCAGACGCCAGGCGGGAGCCGGCCGACGAGGCGCCACGACGTGACGTCGATGCCCGTGACGTTGCCGGACCGGTCGCAGGCGATGCCGTGGAAGCTGCAGTAGTCCGGCGCCGGCGACATGAAGTCCCACCACCTCGACATGCCAGGCCCCGCGAACTGCTCCTTCATATTGGCGAGATAGGCAGCCTGCGTGTCCAGCTCcaatgccgccgccgccgcgccgccatcGCCGGACGcgaagaagatgatgatgatgagaacGAAGCAGAGCAAGGGTGGAGGTGAACTGCAGAGAGTGGTGGACACCATAGCACCAGCTGACCAGTATGTGTGAGGATGCTTTTCTTGTGCTCGCTCGTACGTGTGTGCAAGCTGCTGTTGAAAGAAACCTTTTGTTGCAAATGGAATTGGAATGGTGAGGAGGAGCTATCAGGAAGGGAGGGAGTAAATAAGTGGAGCGGGAATCTGTGGAGGGAATTGGAATTGCTGAGGGCTTGTTCGCtttggagtggattgagggggattggaggggattaaatcccctcctatacaaatttgtgtaggaggggatttaatcccctccaatccctctCAATCCACTCCAAAGCGAACAAGCCCTGAATGGTGATGGCGATGATATAAACTTTATACTATTTGAGAAGGCTTTTGCAATTACATTTGACAAGCCTTTTGCAATTACATTTGAGTAAGGAGAACAAAcaattcaaaacttattttgtgaatcatcttcctccacgctagGCGTTCTATCCATTTCTTGAAGGCGTTCTATCCATTTCTTGAAGGTGTTCTTTACATGTGACATCAAGTAGCTTCTTACTCAAAGTTGAATGAATTTGCTGGACATAGTGATTCTTTCGTAGCTGAAATGTCTCAACACATAAAGATTAAGTTTAGTAAATATTGGGAGGACAAGAATGACCTAAACAACTTACTATTTATTGCCCTTATCTTAGATCCTCGTTACAAGATGACGTATcttagccttttcttttttgggGTATATGGTCCATCAAAGCAAAAGTTGTAGGAAAAATTCAAAACGATATTCGTTATTTATTAATTTGAGTGCTATGTTAAGTGTGCTACAGGTCATAATTACCTCAGTAATTACAATCAACCTCCGCTACATATTACTGTGGATGAGCATGAGCAGAATCCATCCTTATTGCTAGCCTCCCACTTCACTATGCGACTAGAAGAAACTGAGCATGGATAAATATAATTTTGAACTATCCATGTATTTCACAGATAACTGTGAAAAAATACAAATAATTTTGGTCTACTATTGTGGTGGAAATGCAACTCAAACAAGTACCCCATCCTATCTAAAGTTGGCAAAAGGTGTCTTGGCAGTACCTGTCTCTACAGTAGCTTTAGAATCTACATTTAGTTCTAGACTCTAGAGGGAGAATTGTAAATTCCTTTGGCACTTCACTATCTGCTAGCGCGGCTGAAGCTTTAATCTGTCTGCAAAGTTGGATGCTCTCCTTCAGTCGTTATGGATTTGAGAAAACATATAGAGGAAACACAACAGCATTGTACAGTATTTTCGATGGTCACTGTTATTTTTGGTGGTCAGGGCTCGAAAGCCAAAAATAAGCATTTATTTTCGACGGCCACTGACACGGCCACTGAAAATAAATGCTTATTTTCAAAACCGCGCGGCCgaccttcttcttcattcttctcTCTTCTGTTGTCTTCTGGCTATGCCGCCGCACTGTCCCTGCCCTGCCGCGTCGACCGCCCCTGCACAGGCCAACCACGCCGCCAAGCCCGCCCCCACACCGTGCCGCCGTGTTGACCGCCCTCGTCCACGCTGACCGGCCCTGGCGACCTGCCCTGCTGCACAGCCACGACGCCCCACGCCTGACGCGCCGTCCCGCCGCGCCGCCCCTGCTCCCCCCACCAAGAGGTTAAATTTTTTTGCGTATTTTATTCCATATTTTCGGCGGCCGTTATTTTATTACCGTCGGAATTAGTTTATATTTGTAATTGTGTTTGTCTTATTAGTGTGTGTGATTAGTATTATGTTTAGTTCGATTTCATTAAtgtattagtggtatatgtggttTAGGGATTAGGGGTATATTGTATTTGTGGCATTAATTTCGTATTAATATGtggtactattatattattagttttataattatatTATATTGGTACGTAGTACAGTTGCATTATTAGTGGTACGTGGtacttagtttgatttgattaatagCATATCATTCTTTATTTTATATATAAGtaatatataaaaaaataaactTATGTTTAGAATAGAAGCCAACAACAACTATTATTTTTAATTACACTAACTAGGAATCGAACTTGAAACCTCTTGTTTCGATACCATATTATGTTACATGCAAGGGCGGACCTATATCGACATGATTGAAAGTACAGTTCACTCATTTCCCTGTTGCAAGTAATAGAGTCTATATTTTTACCATAAGGTTTTGTGCTCATGACAACTTAGATGTCTTTGCTCTAACATCTTGGTACTTATCCTTGTAAGTATATGTCACATCCTAAAATTCTCAAATTTAAGTATGTGAATAGGAATAATAATTAATGCAACGATTTTTTTGCATGATTTTAAAATTTTGCCAAACTTAATTTATTCTACAAGGAAtttaacataggaaaaatatttaTTTTTTTCTAAAATTAAATGTGTGTGTGTTGCTTGCTTACTTATGTGTACTCTTGGTGTTTCTTGAGTGTAAAAAGTTTTAAAATGTATTTCTCTATTTAACATGTTCTTCCAAGAATTTACCAGATTTTTTTGATAACTATTATCATTTTTATAAACCTATTTATATTTATTAGAAGGCTTTAAAATCTTTTTATGGTCTCTAAATATTTTATTTGGATTACTCGTGTATGAATAAACCTCTAGGATGTTTCCTAAAATTTTCAAACATCCGAGATACTTTTCAAGGTATAAATATTAAAATAAATTCTATCCCTAGTGTGCGACCCCCTTTCTCCGCATCCAAGCCGAACCGGACCAAAGGCTTATTCTGTAGATCTGTTTTTCCCTAGGGACAGTGTTGTGTGTGGACTCTCAATCACAGCGACTGACGTGTAGGGTCTACTTGTCAGAGTCATCTCCTACCCAGAgtccttggaccaagtcatcatgATTTTTGGAAGGTCGAATATGAAGACCCCAGAAGTACAAATATGGCCAAGATATTATTGAAATAGAAGAGACAAGTCAGAGTACTAAACAAATAAGACAAAATCCCAACATACAAGTAAGCAGATATAATAGTATTCTAACAGATAAGCAATGTACCCTTTTAATTATAGAGAGTTGGATTCTCATATGATTTGGTTACCTGAATAGATCTATCGTGTAACCACCTCATATTCTCCATTGTAACTGCCTCTTCTTGGATTATAAAGGGTGAGGTGAGGGGGGCATCCTAAAGGCAGACCAGAACATAACAGATCAATAGCTACCCAAACATTGGGTTTATGGTATTATATTATCTTATGACGAGAGTCTGAACTAGCTTAAATCTTGTGCTTCTTTTTGCATTTTACCTTCAATTCTCGATCTCGCGACCTACCCCATAAATTCACCATGCAAAAATCCTCAACAAAGAGATTTTAAGTCCAACCTTCAAAAAGAGTTGGCTATAAAAggtaagttgtgtccttgatcacagtGTTTTGACCAATATAATATTTACTATTATGTTTTCGCCTATGCATTGCACAATTAGGTTAACATGATGGGGTCTATTAAGGATGCATAATCTTGTTTTCCAAATACCTTATATTTACACCAAGTTTACttattattgggtagatttgctagtgCTCTACTTAGTTTTTGGGATAATGTTATATATGAAACATTGATCATGATTTATTATTGTTGGCTTATTTATTATGCATAATAAAATCACTTTATTTAATTCGAATGTAGTGCGACAACCTGAGAAAACGATGCAACCACAAGAACTATTATGGCTCCAGTCTTGACTAATTAATTTGTGAAGCTAATTTGGGTTTGCCTACCCAAAAGGGCAAGAGGGGAGGAGTTTCTCAAGTATAGGTACGGTATCGGTCTAATCTACTCTATGGTAGTGTTTTAGACAAGGGATATTTATACCACATCTACATGAAACCTTAGCAGGCTCTCTCATACTAGTGAATCTttataaaggcctcatagtgaacCCTTCCTCACCTCCTCGGAAGAGGTGTATGAGAGTCATGACCTCTTGGCAAAATGTAACACAACTTACGGGTAAacatgtacaacctctgcagagtgtaaaactgatatattatCTGTGCTCATGGTCAAAAGCGACTCGAGtcctcacatgattaatatatGATAGTAAATTAAATTAGACATACATTTTATTCATTGTGTGTATTCATTTACGATCTCTTATTTCATTGTGATGGTAtaaacttatacttagtaattgctaataaaattttgatcaacaaAATTAAAATGCTAAATATTCATCCTCAGACTATTCTTTGGTAAGCTTACACCACACTTTTTCTTACACACTTGCTGAGTACAAACCATAAGTGTACTTATTCTTACTGAATTTACTCCTTAGAACAAGGGCAACAAAAAGAGGATATTATGAAGAGTTTGATAAGTTCTAGGCCGTCGTCGCTCCGATCAACTAGCCTATAGAGCATCGTTGTCATTGTTTAGTtcttttatttagttatttttatAAAGGCATTTTATTTGTATAATAAAGTTTGTGATACTTGTTTCTACACACCAAGTCATCATGTGTAAAATTTGATCCTGCCACGTATATGTGATGCATATGGATTTATCATGAAATTTGGGTGTGACAATATGTCCTTACTCCTATTTTATCCTAGGTATGCCCATAATCCTATTTTATTCCCGGCCCACCCCTAGTTACAGTTCAACTCAAAAGATTATATTGATAGTAAAAGGTAAGCAATTCACACTTATATTGTAACAAGAACTATCACGTAATACCCAAAGTCTAGTTAGATAAAAGGAGAGATAATCAATTATATACAATATGGAttttctattcttttattatttaGCATATGTGACCCATCATGTCTAAATATTAAAATCAATTAATAAATAAAAAGTATGCATtgttgaattaatgtgggcaTGACCCATATTAATATTTAATAATACTTAATACCAAAGGCCTACTTTAATGCTACGgtgtactagtactttagtaccacaccagaagttcaagggacaattcaatcaacttaaataggtggaccattggcacatctattgagaagctgagaaacggatgaaggactgccacacgcatGCGAGCCGCTGGCCGGGCCGTGGCCGTGGCTGTGGTAGATCGGatcttggtccgaatattccttcctaacAGTTGTGTATTTTGCCTAGAGTGATGACTGTCCATTACTGTCATATGTTAATGGTCGTTTCCTGTGTTATGGCTAGTAATGGATGAGCTGTAATGGCTGTCAGCTAATAACGGATGTCACTGATGGCATCAGGTTCTGGCTGACTGTAACAGTAGCTCTGATGGCGACCATTACTGTTCGTTGCTCTCCATATACATGTGCATATACATGGAGGAGGTGAGGCTACTTCTGGTGTCGACAGCACAGTACGCACGTACAGTCTTAGACGTGTTGCACACAGCCATTCCCGTCCCACCTTTTGTCGGCGTCGTCCgcagagcaggcctccgaaatcgccCTCCGCAAAgcgacacttgcacgggtgtgcgggcgatcaggtttttggggagcgtactcgTGACTGCTCGCTTCGTCCGCCCGACCAACGATGATCAAGTTCCTCGTCGCTGGCGCCGTTtgagggactgcactgcgtacatctgcctgcatcgactgcgtacgactacatcgaacatacacacgagatgtctcatgTGAATGGAGGCAcggatgccttgagcatcggtccctccggaGGGTACAATCTGTTCTTTGTATTTGTGCATATTTTACTGTTGTTTACTGCTTTtgtgagtagtgatacacatatgcacatacatatcgtcacatacatcacagcgattttctggattaaattaaaactgaaaatgcctatttctccaacaatccaaaaacctgatcttaggcatttttctgttagtggttttgctgctgcgttaaaaccaagtgaacctttCGATGGGACATTTTACAAGAGGTGAAGTAGTAAGATGATACTATAGTTGACAgcaatgaactgctatcacgccGCGAAGGAGAAACCCGAACAGGTCACTCCT
This genomic window contains:
- the LOC103650299 gene encoding receptor protein-tyrosine kinase CEPR1, giving the protein MVSTTLCSSPPPLLCFVLIIIIFFASGDGGAAAAALELDTQAAYLANMKEQFAGPGMSRWWDFMSPAPDYCSFHGIACDRSGNVTGIDVTSWRLVGRLPPGVCAALPALRELRMAYNDVRGGFPLGVLNCTSLEVLNLSYSGVSGAVPPNLSRLRALRVLDLSNNLFTGAFPTSIANVTSLEVVNLNENPGFDVWRPPESLFVPLRRIRVLILSTTSMRGGIPAWFGNMTSLTDLELSGNFLTGRIPESLARLPRLQFLELYYNELEGGVPAELGNLTQLTDMDLSENRLTGGIPDSLCALRNLRVLQIYTNRLTGPIPAVLGNSTQLRILSVYRNQLTGEIPADLGRYSDLNVIEVSENQLTGPLPPYACANGQLQYILVLSNLLTGPILPAYAECTPLLRFRVSNNHLEGDVPPGIFGLPHASIVDLSYNHFTGPVAATVAGATNLTSLFASNNRMSGQLPPEIAAASGLVKIDLSDNLIAGPIPESVGLLSKLNQLSLQGNRLNGSIPETLAGLKALNVLNLSDNALSGEIPESLCKLLPNSLDFSNNNLSGPVPLQLIKEGLLESVAGNPGLCVAFRLNLTDPALPLCPRPSLRRGLARNVWVVGVCALVCAVAMLALARRWVLRARRCAEQEGALALSPASSASYDVRSFHKLSFEQHEILEALIDKNIVGHGGSGTVYKIELSSGELVAVKKLWLSSSKRLLRGPSSKQVDWAAAAAMTNTTNTRDSTTSDGGGGGWLGDRELRTEVETLGSIRHKNIVKLYCCYSGADCNLLVYEYMPNGNLWEALHGCYLLLDWPTRHRVALGVAQGLAYLHHDLLFPIVHRDIKSSNILLDADFEPKVADFGIAKVLQARGGGGVDRDRDASTTTIAGTYGYLAPEYAYSSKATTKCDVYSFGVVLMELATGRKPIEPEFGDTRDIVHWVSGKVAAGAGAEADALDKRLAWSPYKEEMVQALRVAVRCTCSMPGLRPTMADVVQMLAEAGPPAGRTTKDDSSGEPKVLVADHHHASPPPPPP